One genomic region from Herpetosiphonaceae bacterium encodes:
- the serS gene encoding serine--tRNA ligase, whose product MLDIKLIREQPELVKDGVGKRGDDPAMVDEVLRLDARRRELLSEVERLKAEKNAASKAIGKIKDPAERNQRIAEMRAQGDRIPELDKATAEVETALYQLMLLLPNLPHPDVPVGTSEDENIVVRTEGTPRSFEFTPRPHWELGEALGIIDFERGVKLSGSRFFVLKGAGSRLQRALIAWMLDVHIGQHGYTEVTPPYLVKEEVLVGTANLPKFGDNLFRIEGVDLTLIPTAEVPVTNLYREEIIEPGRLPIYHVAYTPCWRNEQISAGRDVRGIKRVYQFDKVEMVKFVEPHTSYDELKTLIDNAEDICKALKIPYRLLQLCTADLGTATMKYDLELWAPGCGEWLEVSSCANFGDYQSRRANIRYRPEPNAKPEFVHTLNGSGLALPRVIIAIMENYQRADGSIEVPEVLRPYMGGIEVIE is encoded by the coding sequence ATGGTCGATGAGGTGCTGCGGCTGGATGCACGGCGACGCGAGCTGCTGAGCGAGGTCGAGCGACTGAAGGCCGAGAAAAACGCCGCGTCGAAGGCGATCGGCAAGATCAAAGATCCGGCGGAGCGAAACCAGCGCATCGCCGAGATGCGCGCGCAGGGCGATCGTATCCCTGAGCTTGACAAGGCGACAGCGGAGGTCGAGACGGCGCTGTACCAGTTGATGCTGCTGCTGCCGAATCTGCCGCATCCCGACGTGCCGGTCGGCACCAGCGAGGATGAGAACATCGTCGTGCGCACCGAGGGCACGCCGCGCAGCTTCGAGTTCACGCCCAGGCCGCACTGGGAGCTTGGCGAGGCGCTGGGCATTATCGACTTCGAGCGCGGCGTCAAGCTGAGCGGCAGCCGCTTCTTCGTGCTCAAGGGCGCGGGCTCGCGGCTGCAACGGGCGCTGATCGCCTGGATGCTCGACGTGCATATCGGCCAGCACGGCTACACCGAGGTCACGCCGCCCTACCTCGTCAAAGAAGAGGTCCTGGTCGGCACGGCCAACCTGCCCAAGTTCGGCGATAACCTCTTCCGCATCGAGGGCGTCGACCTGACGCTGATCCCGACCGCCGAGGTGCCGGTGACGAACCTGTATCGCGAGGAGATCATCGAGCCGGGCCGCCTGCCGATCTACCACGTGGCGTACACGCCCTGCTGGCGCAACGAGCAGATCAGCGCTGGCCGCGACGTGCGCGGCATCAAGCGCGTTTACCAGTTCGATAAAGTCGAGATGGTCAAGTTTGTCGAGCCGCACACCAGCTACGACGAGCTGAAAACGCTGATCGACAACGCCGAGGACATCTGCAAAGCGCTCAAGATCCCCTATCGTCTCTTGCAGCTCTGCACCGCCGACCTGGGCACCGCCACCATGAAGTACGACCTTGAGCTGTGGGCACCCGGCTGCGGCGAGTGGCTGGAGGTCAGCTCGTGCGCCAACTTCGGCGATTACCAGTCGCGGCGGGCGAATATCCGCTACCGGCCAGAGCCGAACGCCAAGCCGGAGTTCGTGCATACGCTCAACGGATCGGGGCTGGCTCTGCCGCGCGTGATCATCGCGATCATGGAAAACTACCAGCGCGCCGACGGCTCGATCGAGGTGCCGGAGGTGCTGCGGCCCTACATGGGCGGCATCGAGGTGATCGAGTAG
- a CDS encoding MBL fold metallo-hydrolase, giving the protein MSIQSFNQISAHVHWLAPDSTTDRPVLGAISGSRATLLVDAGNSPAHARTLLRELARVAVAPPTFVALTHWHWDHVFGTAALDLPTFAHTETCRIVAEIAMQDWSDAALDRRVAQGVEIAFCRDMIKAELPDRSDLTIRPPEIGFTERVELDLGGVTCQIVHVGGDHAADSAVVYVPEDRVVFLGDCVYPDIYAPQRRYTTARVLPLFDRLLSFDAECFLAGHDPEPITRAQMVAEAALLKTVSGTVEQLAPDHAAILAALQKAVAAPLDDYLYMVDAFLAGLPDAEIG; this is encoded by the coding sequence GTGAGTATACAGAGCTTCAATCAGATCTCGGCGCATGTCCACTGGCTTGCTCCCGACTCGACCACCGACCGACCGGTCCTGGGCGCGATCAGCGGGTCGCGCGCGACTCTTCTGGTCGACGCCGGAAATTCTCCGGCTCATGCCAGGACGCTGCTGCGCGAGCTGGCGCGCGTGGCTGTCGCGCCGCCGACCTTTGTCGCGCTCACGCACTGGCACTGGGATCATGTCTTCGGCACCGCCGCGCTCGATCTGCCGACGTTTGCGCATACCGAGACGTGCCGGATCGTCGCGGAGATAGCGATGCAGGATTGGAGCGACGCGGCGCTGGACCGGCGGGTTGCGCAGGGCGTGGAGATTGCGTTTTGCCGCGATATGATCAAGGCCGAGCTGCCCGATCGCTCCGATCTGACAATCCGCCCGCCGGAGATCGGCTTCACGGAGCGCGTCGAGCTTGACCTGGGCGGTGTCACCTGTCAGATCGTGCATGTCGGCGGCGACCACGCGGCGGACTCGGCGGTCGTCTACGTGCCGGAAGACCGAGTCGTCTTTCTCGGCGATTGCGTGTATCCCGATATTTACGCGCCGCAGCGCCGCTACACCACGGCGCGGGTTCTGCCGCTGTTCGACCGGCTGCTCAGCTTCGATGCCGAGTGCTTTCTCGCGGGCCACGACCCTGAGCCAATAACCCGCGCGCAGATGGTCGCAGAGGCCGCGCTGCTCAAGACGGTTAGCGGCACCGTGGAGCAGCTCGCGCCCGACCATGCGGCGATTCTGGCGGCGCTTCAGAAGGCCGTCGCTGCTCCGCTCGACGACTATCTGTACATGGTCGATGCGTTTCTCGCGGGGCTGCCCGATGCGGAGATTGGCTGA
- a CDS encoding DUF1206 domain-containing protein → MGQVGSSVREAAEHAEQAARQAAANPWVERLARLGFAAKGVVYITIGVLATQAALGAGGATTDPHGAIRQLGQQPFGQVLLGLLAVGLLGHALWRFVQAATDPEHKGSDAKGIAQRVGYAGLGVVYVGLAVTAIRLLTGADEASGDMTQDWTARLMSQPFGRWLVGLIGLGVIGFGLYELYQAYTTRFRKKLKVAEMSATEESWAIRSGRFGLAARGVVFGIIGSFLVQAALQYNPDKAQGLSGALQALARQPFGPWLLGVVAAGLVAYGVYMLVEARYRRIFTG, encoded by the coding sequence ATGGGACAGGTCGGCTCATCCGTTAGAGAGGCTGCGGAGCATGCAGAGCAGGCGGCGCGGCAAGCAGCGGCAAATCCGTGGGTCGAGCGACTTGCCCGCCTGGGCTTTGCGGCCAAGGGCGTCGTGTACATCACGATCGGCGTGCTGGCGACTCAGGCGGCGCTCGGCGCGGGCGGCGCGACCACCGACCCGCACGGGGCGATCCGGCAGCTTGGACAGCAGCCGTTTGGGCAGGTCTTACTCGGCCTGCTGGCGGTCGGGCTGCTGGGCCATGCGCTGTGGCGCTTCGTCCAGGCCGCCACCGATCCTGAGCACAAGGGCAGCGATGCCAAAGGGATCGCGCAGCGTGTGGGCTATGCCGGACTCGGCGTGGTCTACGTGGGGCTGGCGGTGACGGCGATCCGGCTGCTCACAGGTGCGGATGAGGCGAGCGGCGACATGACACAGGATTGGACGGCGCGACTGATGTCGCAGCCGTTCGGGCGCTGGCTCGTCGGCCTGATCGGTCTGGGCGTGATCGGATTCGGGCTGTACGAACTGTATCAAGCCTACACGACCCGGTTCCGCAAGAAGTTGAAGGTTGCGGAGATGAGCGCCACGGAAGAATCGTGGGCGATCCGCAGCGGCAGGTTCGGCCTGGCAGCGCGGGGCGTCGTCTTTGGGATCATCGGCAGCTTCCTGGTGCAGGCCGCGCTGCAATACAACCCGGATAAAGCGCAGGGACTCAGCGGCGCGCTCCAGGCGCTGGCGCGGCAGCCATTCGGGCCGTGGCTGCTGGGAGTTGTGGCGGCTGGGCTGGTAGCCTACGGCGTGTATATGCTGGTCGAGGCGCGCTATCGACGTATCTTTACGGGCTGA